The following proteins come from a genomic window of Hymenobacter sp. DG25B:
- a CDS encoding cupredoxin domain-containing protein — protein sequence MDTAEIFVTATGLAQVAFVIWYFFFSARQTASAVSSSSGVQEVDITVKGGYSPDVIEVKHGQPVQLSFYRDEENSCSEEVLFPDFSIRRDLPAFKTTLVELLPEKPGTYPFTCGMGMLRGSLVVK from the coding sequence ATGGATACCGCCGAAATTTTTGTAACCGCAACGGGACTGGCGCAGGTGGCTTTCGTCATCTGGTATTTTTTCTTCTCGGCGCGCCAAACGGCCAGCGCGGTATCCTCTTCCAGCGGGGTGCAGGAGGTGGATATCACCGTAAAGGGCGGCTACTCGCCGGACGTCATTGAGGTGAAACACGGCCAGCCGGTGCAGCTTAGCTTCTACCGCGACGAGGAAAACAGCTGCTCAGAAGAAGTGCTGTTTCCCGACTTCAGCATCCGCCGCGACCTGCCCGCCTTTAAAACCACGCTGGTAGAGCTGCTGCCGGAAAAACCGGGCACGTACCCCTTTACCTGCGGCATGGGTATGCTGCGGGGTAGTCTGGTGGTTAAATAG
- a CDS encoding nitrous oxide reductase accessory protein NosL, with protein MPRLLLAFLYLISAAGLAGCQSGPRPVRLGQDECAHCRMTVVKPGFAAELVTDKGRQYIFDDLICMKGFLREHPEVASQTPTLLVADFMEPAKWLPVQKAQLIRSPEFHTPMNGQVAAFSTETAAQAATRQLQQGGQMLTWNDVGHLQIR; from the coding sequence GTGCCTCGTTTACTGCTAGCATTTCTATACCTGATATCGGCCGCCGGGCTGGCGGGCTGCCAGTCCGGCCCCCGGCCGGTGCGGCTGGGACAGGACGAATGCGCCCACTGCCGCATGACGGTGGTAAAGCCCGGCTTTGCCGCCGAGCTGGTAACGGACAAAGGCCGCCAGTATATTTTCGATGACCTGATTTGCATGAAGGGCTTTCTGCGCGAGCACCCGGAAGTGGCCTCTCAAACCCCTACCCTGCTGGTAGCCGATTTTATGGAGCCGGCCAAATGGCTCCCGGTTCAAAAGGCCCAATTAATACGCAGCCCCGAGTTTCACACGCCCATGAATGGCCAGGTAGCGGCATTTTCTACTGAAACCGCCGCTCAGGCAGCCACCCGGCAACTACAGCAGGGCGGCCAAATGCTTACCTGGAATGATGTTGGGCACCTGCAAATACGCTAA
- a CDS encoding nitrous oxide reductase family maturation protein NosD: protein MMLGTCKYANGYLARPLALVIALLLLAVAGQARTLHVGRGQTYARLRPALAHAAEGDTVLVHPGIYQEGNLILRRRVVLRGLGWPVLDGRHRDELLTVKAHGFELSGFVLRRTGQGSMTDYAGVKVYDSRDVYIHHNRLQECFFGIYLSGCARGRVEFNVLEAGQNHATQNESGNGIHLWRCAQMRIRSNQVRGHRDGIYFEFVTDSRIEHNLSEENLRYGLHFMFSHQNNYQYNTFRHNGAGVAVMYSHGVNMRRNAFLNNRGASSYGLLLKDISDSHITDNTFENNTVGVQLESTSRCTLRRNRVERNGWGMRMTASCDQNALTGNAFVGNTFDLATNGTVMLNIVRGNFWDKYRGYDLNRDQIGDVPYHPLSAFSYAVEQLPAAIIFFRSPMVEMLDRTEKLVPSLTPSALIDPRPRIRL, encoded by the coding sequence ATGATGTTGGGCACCTGCAAATACGCTAACGGCTATCTGGCCCGGCCCCTGGCCCTGGTCATAGCGCTGCTGCTCCTGGCAGTGGCCGGCCAGGCCCGCACCCTGCACGTGGGCCGCGGGCAAACCTACGCCCGCCTGCGGCCGGCCCTGGCCCATGCTGCCGAGGGGGACACTGTATTGGTGCACCCCGGTATATACCAGGAAGGAAACCTGATACTGCGCCGGCGCGTGGTATTGCGCGGCCTGGGCTGGCCCGTGCTGGATGGCCGCCACCGCGACGAGCTGCTGACGGTGAAAGCGCACGGGTTTGAGCTCAGCGGCTTTGTGCTGCGCCGCACCGGCCAGGGCAGCATGACGGACTACGCCGGCGTGAAGGTGTACGACAGCCGCGACGTATACATTCACCACAACCGCCTCCAGGAGTGCTTTTTTGGCATTTACCTTTCCGGCTGTGCCCGGGGCCGGGTGGAGTTTAATGTGCTGGAGGCCGGGCAGAACCACGCCACCCAAAATGAGTCCGGCAACGGCATTCACCTGTGGCGCTGCGCTCAGATGCGCATCCGCAGCAACCAGGTGCGCGGGCACCGGGACGGTATCTACTTTGAGTTTGTAACCGACTCCCGCATTGAGCACAACCTGAGCGAAGAAAACCTGCGCTATGGGCTGCACTTCATGTTTTCGCACCAGAACAACTATCAATACAACACCTTCCGCCACAACGGTGCCGGCGTGGCTGTGATGTACTCGCACGGCGTAAATATGCGCCGCAACGCTTTTTTAAATAACCGGGGCGCATCCAGCTATGGCCTCCTGCTGAAAGATATTTCGGATAGCCACATCACCGATAATACCTTCGAAAACAACACCGTAGGCGTGCAGCTGGAAAGTACCAGCCGGTGCACGCTGCGCCGTAACCGCGTGGAGCGCAACGGCTGGGGCATGCGCATGACGGCCAGCTGCGACCAGAACGCCCTGACCGGTAACGCCTTCGTGGGCAACACTTTCGACCTGGCCACCAACGGCACCGTGATGTTGAACATAGTGCGGGGCAACTTCTGGGATAAGTACCGCGGCTATGACCTGAACCGGGACCAGATTGGGGACGTGCCCTACCATCCGCTGTCCGCTTTCAGCTACGCCGTGGAGCAGCTGCCGGCGGCCATCATCTTTTTCCGCAGCCCCATGGTGGAAATGCTGGACCGCACGGAAAAGCTGGTGCCCAGCCTGACGCCTTCCGCCCTAATTGACCCTCGTCCCCGCATCCGTTTATGA
- a CDS encoding ABC transporter ATP-binding protein: protein MIRIKALTKNFGKTEALRGVNVELAAGRVVVIMGPNASGKSTLLKCILGVVQPGSGSIEVLGENIRGQWQYRAEIGYMPQLNHLPENLTTAQLFDMIRAVRPPAPGQALDYELFEQYELSGWLDKRLGTLSGGTRQKINAALAFLFSPRIIVLDEPSVGLDPVAVEILKAKVRKCRAQGRLVLLTSHLFAEAEELGDDLLYLRDGQVQLNTPIADFLELTQQPSLGDAVLAYYHRPAAVVC, encoded by the coding sequence ATGATACGCATTAAAGCTCTGACCAAGAATTTCGGCAAAACGGAGGCCCTGCGGGGCGTGAACGTAGAGCTGGCCGCCGGGCGCGTGGTGGTTATTATGGGCCCCAATGCTTCCGGCAAGTCCACGTTGCTGAAATGCATTCTGGGCGTGGTGCAGCCCGGTAGCGGGAGCATTGAAGTATTGGGGGAGAACATCCGCGGCCAGTGGCAATACCGCGCCGAAATTGGCTACATGCCGCAGCTGAACCACTTACCCGAAAACCTGACCACCGCCCAGCTTTTTGATATGATTCGGGCGGTGCGTCCTCCTGCTCCGGGCCAGGCCTTGGACTATGAGCTTTTTGAGCAGTATGAGCTCAGCGGCTGGCTGGATAAGCGCTTGGGCACGCTCTCGGGCGGCACCCGACAGAAAATAAATGCCGCCCTGGCCTTTCTGTTTTCGCCCCGCATCATTGTGCTGGATGAGCCCTCCGTGGGCCTGGACCCCGTGGCGGTAGAAATACTGAAGGCCAAGGTGCGCAAGTGCCGCGCCCAGGGCCGGCTGGTGCTGCTTACCTCCCACCTGTTTGCCGAGGCCGAGGAGTTGGGCGACGACCTACTGTACCTGCGCGACGGGCAGGTGCAGCTGAACACCCCTATTGCTGATTTTCTGGAGCTGACGCAGCAACCTTCCTTAGGCGATGCTGTGCTGGCTTACTATCACCGTCCTGCTGCTGTTGTATGCTGA